Below is a window of Sylvia atricapilla isolate bSylAtr1 chromosome 2, bSylAtr1.pri, whole genome shotgun sequence DNA.
CTGaactttttgtcctttttttctgacatcagttgaaaaaattaaggaaaaatcaTGGtgtatttgattatttttggcGATATTTCAACATATGAATTTAAAACTAAGGTCACATGTCTATATGGGGACAATAGTTGTCTGGAGTTATAAACTTTAATATATGGAGTTATGGAGATATAAACACATTTCATACTGTTCCAAAAGTGCAAGCAAAACCATTACATTTTGTTCGAGCTGTATTATCTAACACATTAATGAAAATGTTCTATTGCTACATAACAGTCCTAGTAACACTGTTAGGTAATGTCTCTTGCTAGGGCAGTggtaagatgaaaaatattctcCAGTTACTTTTTTAATGACTACTAAGAGTGATAGGTTTCTCTTAGTGTGCTCTTGATTAGAAAAACACTTCTACCATCCATTGCTAGTGCTTGTGCTCTTGAATTTCTTTCTGAACTCCATGAGAACTTAAAATGTTTATGGATAAGCATTGTTGTAAAACAAAAGACAGCTTCCTGAGACATACGACTAGGAACATTGGCAAATATGTAATATGGAGGACAACTTAAAATGCCTTTGAGTTTTACCAACCTGGAAGACATTCCAGGCTAACGATGAAGACGGTCAGGAGCCAGCCAACTTGATGGAGTGAATGGGATTCAATGTTGAAATTTCAAGAGCTTTCTGGTTATGTTATTAGCGTGATACCGCAGATCAAATATAATTCAATTTATAGGGCAACTTTGAGACCTTCAAAATGGGTGATGATGCATCTTCATGGCACTTTCCTCCTTGGCAGTGATTGTATTACAGCGGTTTTGCCATCAGCTCGCATATTTTTTTACAGGCATGAGCAAGCTGCTGTCAGCCCTGATGGAATTATGTCCCCCCACACCAAGTAGCCTTTCCAAGCTTCATCTGATAAGCAGTATGTCTcgaaaaaaagccttaaaagccaacaaaaccaaacccacattATTTCCACTCAACAAAAAGTAACAGTGCCATATAAGCTTGTGGCTTGAGTCGTTGACTGGAGCCTGTGTCTCGGGGCACTATCATTAGGAAGAAATCAGATGTATTGTTGTGACAATGGACGATAAACAATTTCTCGTCTCTCCCACACGTAAAAATTATTAGCCAAGCACATCAAGGGTGGTGGAGAGAGCAGACATCCCTTCAATGACCCCTGCGCCGCCGTGAGGAAGGCTCTCCCTCAGGCTGATCCCGCGGGAGGCTCCAGCTCCCGATTGGAAATGGCGCCAGCCGCTGAAACCAGCTCCTTGCGCACACAAGAGGCTCTCTCTGCCCGGGGGCGCTGCTCCGCGTGGTTGACAGGGATTGATCCTCGCTAGAGGAGGCAGGGCGGGTATtgcgctctctctctccctcttctgGGCACAGAAGGATGGGTGAATGGGGCAAAGCGGGATCAGTGCGCCAGAAGGGCGGCTGCGCTGCCCTGGTCCTCGAAGGAGCGGGCGCTGGTGCCATGGCCAGCGCGGGGGAAGGAGCCGCGCAAGGGAAGCGCGCATCCTCCATTTTGGCGAAGGGCGGGCGGAGAGTTGGCTCCCGGCGCCTGGCCGGAGCACTCGTCCCCACCCCCGCGGGGCACCCGGCTCCTTTTCCCGCGGGGCAGCCGGACGGAGGCTCTTCAAATGGACGCCCCGCTGCGCCTCATGTTGGTTCCAATTGGTACCAAGCTCCCCGCAGCGGCTTCCGACAAAATGGAGGACgccaccaccactgccaccaccaccagcaccaccaccaccacctcctccaGGAGCCATGTCGGCGGCTGATTTGGCGCCCTCccccgcggcgggcgggggcagCAAGACGTCCTCGGCTGAGGAGGCGCTGCTCGGCGGGGCAGGCTGCGGGGACGCGGGCCAGGCGCCCTCCCTAGGAGACgtgaactctttttttccctctgggaacGCTCCCATCACCCATGCTCTGTCCATCATGGGAATGGCCCCAGGTTCAAAGCCATGGtgaggggagggatggagcgCAGTGGGACCCCTCGGAGAAGCGCTGCCAGCCCCTACGGCTCGGCGGCGGGCGACGGAGCGGGAAGGCGAACCCGCGCCCCAAAGTCGGAGCGGCGGCGCCCGCAGGGACCGAGCGCACGGCCGGGACGGCCAGCGCGCCCTGcccgcggccggcggggcgCAGCCGGCTCGGTGGTACCGAGAACTTCTGCAACTTGCCGCTGTCAAAGAGCGGCGCGGGGAGCGCCAGCGCAACCCTCGGGCACGACTAACGAGCCGGTCGGTGGGCAGCGATCCGGGTTCCATCAAACCTGATGGATCAAAGTGGGAAGAACCCCAAGCATGGCCAGCAGGAAGATTGGCAGTTTATAGGGTCAACCGGCTGCGGGCGGCTCTGATGGATGGGCGGCGCACCCACTCGGCTAGCCCAGCGCCAGAGCCCGCCCTCTGGGAAAGCCAATGCCGGGGCAGGGAGGCGGATCTCCCTGAGCTCCCTTGGCCTGGTTCCTCCTCCCCTTCGCCAGCAGCTGCGCTTCGCCCGGGACTGGACCGAGTTAGAGTTGAGGCGCCGGAGGAGTAGCGCAGAGTGCGTGCGTCCCCCGCGGGGGGGTTCGTGCCCGCAGGCCGTGGGGAGCCGGGTAAGGCGGGGGCGCGGGGCGCTGCGCCTCACCGGGGCGGGCTGGCGGGGGGCTGGCGGCGCTCAGCTGGCCCCAGGGCGGGGATGGGAGAGCAGTCGCCGTGCCTTCCAGCTACCCGGGCGAAGTACCCCGCGGTGCCGCTGCCGCGCCGCCACCTCTGGcagcggggctgcgggcggcaCCGGGGCAGGGCAGTCCCGCGCATAACCATCGCGCCGCGGAGGGGCCCGGCGGGGGTAAATGGGGGCCGCCCGGGGGCAGCCCCGAAGGAGGGGGGGCAGGGGCATTTGGGGGAAGGGCCGGGTCTGCTCTAGCGCCTCCTATTTTAactctctccctcctttccccgCCGGGCCCTCGGCTGTTGTTCTGCCCCGGTGCCTCCCCCACCCACCGCCCTCGCCGCCCCCCCGCGGGTgcctcccctccccttctctccccttccctgcccggCGCTCCGCGGCTtctgccgccgccgccgctgctccccTCCCGTATTGTTCGGCTGGGTCCCTCTAATGGCGGCCAGGAGGCGGTAGTGCTGCTGGCCGACTGCAGGGGGGCAAACCCGAGACCAGGGGCAACtggcgggcggggggcgcgggcgCTCGCCCGGCGCCAGGGCGCTGCCGCTGAGGCCCCGGGCCCCCCGGGCGCCGCTTCGGGGCGGATAGGGCCAGTTCGCAGGTAACACTCGCTGCTCCCCGCCGTGGGTGCCACCGCCGCCTCTGTCCTCCACACTCGCGGTAGAAGCCCCGCGAGGAGGGCTCCTTGTCCCTCCTTCCGTCAGCGGGGACAAGCGGCGTGGGTGTGCCGTGAGGAGTACCCCACCGCCCCCGGGGAGGGCAATGAATTTATTtgtctgtttatttatttatttatttgaaagattGGGATTAAAGGAAGGTGGCGAGTGATGCAGGCAGTACCTGCCCTGGCCAGGCGATGGAAACGCTCCTTGGGGGCGCTGCCTGATCCTCGCTGCCCCCTGTTAACCCCGTGCCTTTCCCTTAGGCTCCAGCCCAGTTTGGTGCAGCCTTGGCAGCGACCAACAAGGAGAGGGAGCTCCATTGTGAGTGCTATTTGTGTATCTGTTTCTGCCTTCGCTAGACCCGCTTACAGCGGGCCTGAACCTTTCCCCCCGCCTCGTATTCTCCGGGGGCAGGGGTAGAATGAGGTTCTtccagggctgggtggggaaaTTCCTGggtccagcagctgctgccctggggcgAAGCCCCAGTAATGGCTGTGAGGCGGCTCCTCCTCGGGGTGggcgctgctgctgcagacatcGCTCCTGCAATACCAACTCCGGCAGGCAGACGacgggctgctgctgctcacgTTACCCGGCTcgggagggaggaggaggagggcatATTTCGGGTGCCCTCTAGAGTTCTGGAGCGTGCATGGAAATCCGTGACAAGACACCTTCAGCcatcttgaattttttttttctccccctatTGCTCGAATCGCGTGTCCCGCGGGTTATCTCGAGGCTAAGAAGAGGCACGGGAGGTTTAAAATCACCCAGCAGTTCGCGATGGAGAAGCGCACTCCATCGTCTCTGTGCATTCAGGCTGGTTCTCCACACCCACAGAtttgtttgggtggttttgttgGGCTCCTTGGCTGAGCTTTGAGCCATCCGCTTTGCCTCTTCCCCAGAAAGCTGGAGGACACGGGGGAAACCCACAGGTTCTCAAAAGCGAGCATTTTTAGTGTTTAGTCTGTGTGGGATTTTGAGGGGAGATTTTGATCTCCGTTGGGTGTTAGGTTGGCTAAGGAGAGGCTCGTTGCCAATCCCCGTGGGTAGGGCTGGGATGTAACTTGACTCTAGATTCTGCGCTTGTTAATATTGGGGCTGTCTTTTAGCTGCATGGGGGATCCCGAGATGGCCAAGTAGCGCAGCGAAGGAGCCAGTGGAGAGGCCGTGGAGCTGCCGCGGTGGGCCGGGCGCGGTGCGCGGGCTGTGCCGCCAGAGGCgccggcgggcggcgcggccgctCCGCTGGGAACGTGCAGATcgagaacaaaacaaaaaggcagcGCCTGTCTTGCCTTCTGGGTCCCTCGCCTGGGTACAGCACGGATTCAGGTGTTGCTGTCTTCCCCATCACTCGTATCTTGAattttccccccccccccattttatttctgtccctTGCCGTTTTACGTGGTAGATTTTCCAGATTCGCAAAGCTTGCAACTTTCTTTGTCGCTTTTTAGTGGCTTACGTATACAAAGAACGAGTGCTTCGCTGCAAAACCTCACTGCTTAGGATGAGGACATCAGATCTGGATTTATTGTGAGCATCTAAAATTATGAAACACATCAAAGACTTGTAAGAGTTTGGATGGCATGTTACCATTAATAAAGTGGTCTGTTCCGACCCTTGACTTGCAACAgcagtttaaaatttttagtAGTAATTTTTTAACTCTTAAGGTATCTTGGATGCAAGGCTACCATCTGATTTTACTTCTGATTCATTATGTATCATTATGTATCATTATTCATTCCAGTCTAAcagctgttctgtttttttctaaagattcttcatgtaaaaaaaagttaaatctAGAAGCACTCAAGGCAAATAGTGCTTTGGAAGAAGGGGACTGTTGTGTACTGGAGCTGGTTTGACAAAAATTATTGCAGCTTTGTGTGGTTATTACTTAAGATGAGACTACTGCCAAGAACTATAGCTAAGATTCAGTAAACCTTACTAAGACTCAGTAAACGTCTTGCACAAAAACATCCTGGTAGGTGGCACATtgtcctcctccagctgcagtgaTGGTGGCACAGCCTTCTTATGGCATGTGATAGGACCATGCTGTTCTGGGGGGGAATGGATTTGGTGCTTAGTGTTGCAAGGTCATCTCTAGGAATGAAACTCATTAGCTGTGTTGTTAGGTGGTTAAACTAAGTAACTTGTTTTAATAGAAGAGTGTCTTAATTAGAGCAATAAATTCACTGTATTATCTAGTAAATTTGCTTtatattattgttattaatccTCTTAGACCTCAAATATATGATCGCGTTCTACTGTTGCTTACCCTGTAATAACATGCTAAGAGGGATTTGCATCAGCAAGAATGTCAAAGGGGCAgtgaaaaagtgaaaggaactttctttgtcttttagaGAGCTTGTTCAAGTGTACAGAGGGATTTGGTGCAAAGCTGGTACagtgtttttcagattttttgctGGGGTTGtttgagttttggtttttttggtccTGCAGCATCATGAATCCTCTTGTGTTGTTTgagaagtttttattttggttttgaggaCTAAGGACAGAATTACTGAAGTTCTGTCACATTGTTTGACTTTGCGCTCAATTTATATACCCTGCAACAAAAACAGTATGGGAAGTTCTGTTAAGAACGTGTAGCAAGAATTGTTACTAATGGAAAATTCACTGTCCAGGGAGAATGATTTATATTTTCCATCACAATTAACAATGAACTCAACCAATTTGTGGAAAGGGGTTGAAATTTGAATTCACAAGAGTTCAAAAGACAGGTGTTCTCTCTAAGAAGTATGAGGTTATATTTTTCTTATGAGGGCCTTAAAAGCCCTCATGTTGCAGTGGAGTTTTGTGTCCACTGAAATTGTGTTTGTCTCCACAGCTCTTTTCAACTTCTTAACTTTGTTTCAATGATTTAATCTTAGTAGTTCAGTGTTCTTGTGTGGGTAACTTGGGTTGCTTACACATTAGAGTTGAGATGAAGCTTAGCTTGTATTCCGTATTTATAGCTTGCCCTGT
It encodes the following:
- the LOC136374982 gene encoding uncharacterized protein; this encodes MGGAPTRLAQRQSPPSGKANAGAGRRISLSSLGLVPPPLRQQLRFARDWTELELRRRRSSAECVRPPRGGSCPQAVGSRAPAQFGAALAATNKERELHSAWGIPRWPSSAAKEPVERPWSCRGGPGAVRGLCRQRRRRAARPLRWERADREQNKKAAPVLPSGSLAWVQHGFRCCCLPHHSYLEFSPPPHFISVPCRFTW